In Dermacentor variabilis isolate Ectoservices chromosome 7, ASM5094787v1, whole genome shotgun sequence, a genomic segment contains:
- the LOC142587401 gene encoding uncharacterized protein LOC142587401: MVLLSTTAAWTAAGVGALLGLLSPCCLLCVIHCLGFGSDGVVAGSLAACAQSSIGDVSEGSLFACCQSWGAAGCHCAVYITLAALGAVAGYYTASAVAAAL; encoded by the exons ATGGTGTTGCTTTCAACCACTGCCGCTTGGACAGCAGCAGGAG TGGGAGCCCTGCTCGGACTGCTGAGCCCATGCTGCCTGCTGTGCGTGATTCACTGCTTAGGATTCGGTTCCGACGGAGTTGTAGCAGGCTCCTTGGCCGCCTGCGCGCAGTCCTCGATTGGCGACGTCTCCGAAGGGAGCTTGTTCGCGTGCTGCCAGAGCTGGGGAGCCGCGGGATGTCACTGCGCAGTGTACATCACACTCGCTGCTCTCGGAGCAGTAGCCGGCTACTACACCGCCAGCGCCGTCGCTGCGGCTCTGTGA